The Oncorhynchus tshawytscha isolate Ot180627B linkage group LG02, Otsh_v2.0, whole genome shotgun sequence genome contains the following window.
AGGGAAGTGCATTTAGTTGCCATCTGTCATGCTGACCTCACCTATGTTTTCTCCTTGCCAGGTAAAGATCGCATTATTTTTGTTACCAAGGAAGACCATGAAGCGCCCAGCAACGCTGAGCTCATTGCAGATGACCCCAATGACCCCTACGAAGATCAGGGTCAGTGGGCTGTAGATTCTCTGAATTCATGTTGGGGATGTGGAAGGATTATGAAACACTCATCAGTAGTGTAGTCATTACAAAGATACCAAAGAGGTGTATACTGAAGAATGATGAAGGGTCGCAATTACAACCATGTCAGTACATTATTATATCCCTATTCCTCTAGGCCTGATCCTGCCCAGTGGGGAGATCAACTGGAACTGTCCATGCCTGGGAGGGATGGCTAGCGGGCCCTGTGGGACACAGTTCAAGGAGGCCTTCTCCTGCTTCCACTACAGCAATGAAGAGGTGAAGGGTTCAGAGTGTATCGACAACTTCCGTGCTATGCAGGAGTGTATGGAGAAGTACCCCGAGCTCTACCCCCAGGAGGACGAGAATGAGGGAGCTGACGCTGCTGCCCCTCCCCTTGTTGATTCTACTGCCCCTGTGCCCACCGAGGACTCTTCCCCAGCCTCAGTGCCCTCTAGTAACTCTACCCCGTCCCCACCAACACCTGAATCTGCCCCGTCATCCGACAATACACCACCAACAGacagccaggctgccagctaAAATCACCCAgcatcccccagtctctctcttaaACCACTGCTGAGCACAGGCCACTTTCATGGGAGATCAGCTGTGTGTTCACTGGTGCCTCAGACTTTATATCTTGGTTCAACGTTCATCACAAAGCATAATGACTTTAAAGGGGGGCTAGTACTGCAGAGGAGTTCTATCTCTTCCAGGGAATATCAGTTAATTATGTGAGTGGAGGAGGCTTTATTGTAGTGGTTGTTTGAGCTCCTGAGGTTCTTACAGTGCCAAGTttgtagagggggggggggttctgcaGGGGACTTTAGTTAAGACTCGCAACCAACATATTTTTCTGCTTATCAAGCTTCAAATCAGATGCGTTGTGCCATTCTACGTTAATGCTACACTGGAGGTGTGTAACCTTCTGTCAATGTTACTGTTAGTTTGTGATTGCTTGACAGATCATAGTAAGCAATTGAGCTAGTATTAAAGCTTGATTACTCTTGTTCTCAGTTGCTGGTCAAAGATCATGTGACATGTCTGTTTTTCCCACTTAAGTTTTGTCAAAAGTCCTGAACGTCGCTGGTGGCAGGACGTTTTTCCACCAACCTGTATTTTTCAGTTAAATCTGAGTTTTAGCACAGCCTACATTGCCTCACTATTATATAATAGATTTTTCCATCAAATGACCACCCTAAGAAAGTGGAAATCCATTGTGTCTATGCAATAATTTACTCTAAGGAGAGAATGAAACACTGTGAGCCAACGGGGGTTTTGTTATGAAGTGCATAATGGAGATGTATTGAATGCATACATTTACGCAAATCACAATGACATCAATACATGATTTATGTGAAAATCTGAGATGCAGTGAGTGTAAATCTCAGGAATCGGGCCTTTTGAGATCctattggtcatgtagtgtatgtggacacctcgtAAAACatcttccaaaatcatgggcaaaggtgttcaatagggttgaggtcagggctctgtgcaggccagtcaagtttttccacaccaagctaaacaaaccatttctgcatggaacTCGCtttgtagggcggcaggtagcctagtggttagagcgttggactagtaactgaaaggtttcaagatcaaatccctgagctgacaaggtaaaaatgttgttctgccactgaacaaggcacttaacccactgttcctaggccgtcattgaacataataatttgttcttaactgacttgcctagttaaataaaggtaaaacaaaatagtgcaaatcaaattttatttgtcacatacacatggttagcagatgttaatgcgagtgtagcgaaatgcttgtgcttctagttccgacaatgcagtaataaccaacaagtaatctaactaacaattccaaaactactgtcttatacacagtgtaaggtgataaagaatatgtacataaggatatatgaatgagtgatggtacagagcagcataggcaagatacagtagatggtatcgagtacagtatatacatatgagatgagtatgtaaacaaagtggcatagttaaagtggctagtgatacatgtattacataaggatgcagtcgatgatatagagtacagtatatacgtatgcatatgagatgaataatgtagggtaagtaacattatataaggtagcattgtttaaagtggctagtgatatatttacatcatttcccatcaattcccattattaaagtggctggagttgagtcagtgtcagtgtgttggcagcagccactcaatgttagtggtggctgtttaacagtctgatggccttgagatagaagctgtttttcagtctttcggtcccagctttgatgcacctgtactgacctcgccttctggatgatagcggggtgaacaggcagtggctcgggtggttgatgtccttgatgatctttatggccttcctgtaacatcgggtggtgtaggtgtcctggagggcaggtagtttgcccccggtgatgcgttgtgcagacctcactaccctctggagagccttacggttgtgggcggagcagttgccgtaccaggcggtgatacagcccgccaggatgctctcgattgtgcatctgtagaagtttgtgagtgcttttggtgacaagctgaatttcttcagcctcctgaggttgaagaggcgctgctgcgccttcttcacgatgctgtctgtgtgagtggaccaattcagtttgtctgtgatgtgtatgccgaggaacttaaaacttgctaccctctccactactgttccatcgatgtggataggggggtgttccctctgctgtttcctgaagtccacaatcatctccttagttttgttgacgttgagtgtgaggttattttcctgacaccacactccgagggccctcacctcctccctgtaggccgtctcgtcgttgttggtaatcaagcctaccactgttgtgtcgtccgcaaacttgatgattgagttggcaattgcaaattggagtgggtctagggtgtcaggtagggtggaggtgatatggtccttgactagtctctcaaagcacttcatgatgacggaagtgagtgctacggggcggtagtcgtttagctcagttaccttagctttcttgtgaacagggacaatggtggccctcttgaagcatgtgggaacagcagactggtatagggattgattgaatatgtccgtaaacacgggggcattgtcatgctgaaacaggaaagggcttcccAAAACTGTTACCACAatgttggaaacacagaatcgtccAGAATGTCATTACATAGTgttgcgttaagatttcccttcactggaactaaggggccgagCCTGAACTGTGAAAAACAGTTGgtgctatgcattggggcaggtagcgatctcctggcatctgccaaaaccAGATTTGTCTATCGGACTGCCAAAAGGTGTAGTGTGATTATCACTACAGAGaatgagtttccactgctcctagtgtccaatggcggcaagctttacaccactctagccgatTCTTGACATTGTGTGCTGCTAATAAATGGCCATGGAAACccttttcatgaagctcctgacgaacagttattttgctgacgttacatccagaggcagtttggaactcggtagtgagtgttacaaccgaggatGGAttacttggcggtcccgttctgtgagcttgtgtggcctaccacttcatggctgagccgccgttgctcctagatgtttccacttcgcaataacagcacttacagttgaccgggacagctctagcagggtagaaatttgacgagctgacttgttggaaaggtggcatcctatgaaggtgccacattggaagtcactgagctcttcagtaaggccattctaattCCAATATTTGTCCATgaagattacatggctgtgtgctcaatttaatacacctgtcagcaaagggtaTGACTGAAAAAGCCTAATCCGCTAATTTGAATGGGTGTACgcgtacactatatacacaaaagtatgtatTTTCTAGTTAGAGGGTTCTGAAAGGCCAAATATGTTTGGTGCTGGCTGCTTTTATCAACAACTCCTGTTCTTATGAAGAAAGGCTGgtgagtgtatatatacagtagcatCTAGACAGGTGCTAGGCAATCATTGTACAAAAACGATTTAGTCAATGTTGAAATTGTGGAAAGCTTGAGTATCCATCCACAGGCGCTTCCTTCACCTGCTTTTAAAACGTAATTTAAACCTTAATGGACTGCTACTCCTATTTAACCTCTCCTGATTAAAGTTAATTCTGAACCATGTCTCATTTCCTCTTTCACACCTTTCTAATCTTATGTTTAAATCCTTCAAACACAAATTAAGCTACCTATTCATATATACGACTGGCCCATGATGCTTTGAAAGTGATTCTTCCTCAGGGATCCTGAGTTTATTCTTTGGTAAaactgcaccacacacacagccatggatTAAGATATTAGCTACATTTTCGTAACACTTAAGTTTCTCAGGTTTATCTTTTGATGTACTTTGTAGGCCCTATTTGTTGATGGAAAAGAAGATGACGATGTGTAGACTTAGATTACCACCAGACCTGCACCCTGCGATTGCACTACGctgaagagagacatggagaagaACAATAGAAAAGAAAATGGAGTGTGGCCTGACCTGGGAAACCCCCCACCAAGAAGGCTGCAGACTAGAGCAGTGCACTCTCTTGTGTGCCTCAAAATTTAAGTAAGTAGGTGTATTTTTAGGATTTTAATTGGAACACTAAATGATTGGAATTGGATACTGATAAATATATAGTACACTAAAAGCAGAGAATGGAATGTAATATATTGTTATAGAACCTAGTAGGCATTTAGATGTTATCATTAAAGGCATGGCTTTTGACATACACAAAGTCTGGAAAGCTTGTATACCAGGGTTTGTTGTGTCTGATAGTTAACACTGGCTTGCAGAAAATAATGGCTCAAATATGACTACCCAAACATTCATTGGATTCCAGAAGGatgcttttaaaaaaaattttgTGTGTGGTATTTCCCCCAAGTTAAATCATCTTCACAAGAATGGCTCAAAAGATTCCAGTCAGTCCTCTGCATCATATGGCAGGATTGTAGTCTTTTAGGGGGAAGATTTTCCATAGCCGTCATTGGTCAAGACACTCGGTCAAGCCTTTTCCACTGACTTTCAGTCCCTTTCCTGAATTATCCATTGAACCAGTGATACAACCCTCAATTTCCTTTCAAATTGCTCTGTTATGGGTTTGGAGAGGGTGTTCTGGGCAGCCCTGCCTTAGGCCCTCCGATATGTGGGTCCCCAGTTGAGGGGTCCAGGGAACCACCACACTCTGCATGGTGACCAGCAGccgctctgtctctacctcctctgGACCCGCCAGTAGGTACTCCACACctagaagaagagggagaggagagggttcaGCCTCCATCCTGTTTAGAAGAACATATATCAGAGTGAACAGAGTAGCTACCAACCTTGTGGAAAAATAAGGATGATATTTAGAACATGACTGAATATAGTCGCACAATATTCTGTTCAGTGATGTATAAATTGGGCTACCTGGATTAAGGATGGGGCAGGTGCACCCCCGGCTAGTCCAGGAGAGGGGGTAGATACTGTGGGTGCCCTGGGAGAGAGGCACCTGTCCTGAACGCAGGACCTTGCAAACTTTGACCTGTACCTCTGCGTGGCTCCCCTTGTCATGAGCTGACAACACACTGGCTTTGATCACTGCCACAGACACACATGGAGACATACATCACTGAAAGGGTGAAGGGTACATTTAAAAGAATGTaggctgtgtacagtatgtgagatCCTTGGGAAATATTTTACCATAGGCATATTTGGTCTTGCAGAGATCTGAGACACTCCTCAACTTTCTCTCCTTACAACTGCATTTCCCTGGAAGGAGCCATAGACAGTGTCAGCAGCACAATATGTTTACTCAAACCCATGAAGGCAAGCAATAAGTAGTGGGTGGTGCATGACTCTAATGCTAGTGTGAAATATTATTCACCTGTGTAGTGCAGGGCAGAGACTGCCAGTTGCTTTGACCACACTGGCTCACCCTCAGTGGTCAAGGCATGGTCCATGGCAGTAATCTTGCCTCCCATAGGTATATTTAAAACCTGGTTATTTGCATAGCTGATGAAGTGACAATGAGAATAGAGAGGTAAGATGTTATTGTGGAGTGAAACTGGAAATAGGAAAGAAAGTCACATATGAAGTATTAGATTTAGTAGTGAGAAATGGGCTTAGGGTTTACCTGTCCAGGCAGAGCCCAGTGTGGGGGTCACAGTTTTGGGGACAAGCACAGGGTTTGCACCCCTCTCCCCCAAAGCCCCAGTATCCAGGGAGGCAGTGGTTGCAGCCTGTTCCCCCCACACCAGGTCTGCAATGGCACTGTCCACTCCTGGGGTGGCACCATCGGCCCTCCTCCCCAGAGATGGCTGGTAATGAGCCCAGTGGGTCACACCAACAACCTGTTAGCGAAAGAgcaaaacagagacacacagacttagcaagaacacacacaccctctcccttgTTTCCTCTCGCTCTATCCCCACATGTTGTTACAAATCCATACCACTAGAGGGAGATCATGTTTTAATATACACATGTTTTCAGTTTCAAGTAGAGTTCTTTAACTTTGACTTGTCTGTAGGTTATCCTGACTTACGTGTGCAGATGTGGGGGGAGTTGAGGGGCATGGCTGGTTGGCGGTGGTAACCGTGGCGACAGCGCTGGCACCTGCGCCCAGCTGTATTGTGTTGGCAGTCGTCACAGACACCCCCACTGGTGCCCTCCAAGGACAGCCACACCCTCTTGGAGAAATGACAGCTCTCTGCATGGTCGTGACACTCACACTCTGGAGCACAGGGAGACAACGacgggacaggggagaggatggagcgGTTAGTAAGGAGGAAAAATATTATTTAATGACACCCAACGGTAGGGTTGCCAACACTCCCAGTTTAGCTTGGAGTCTTGACCTCCCTGCATGTTCTACAACTTTTCCAGGAGATTTTGTTAATGTTTGAATTAAACTAATAACTTAAATGTAAACAATGTTGAAGTATTTCTATAATCTCTCAACATGAGCTTGATTTGAGCTGGCAACTCAACAGGGCCTGATCCCTTTTAGTAGGGCACTCACTATGACAAGGGTGTGGCTCCCCACTGCTGCCATTGGCTGGCTTCCAGGACTGGTCATTGTAGAGTGGGCCACACCTTTCACAGTGTTCTCCTGCTGTGTGGTGAGTGCACACACACCTGCCAGCCACCTGCAATAAACATCAGGTCTATTGGCCGCATGTaacaaatgcaatttgatttgaaacatcCACAATAAAAGGACAAGCATAGCTACTTAAGGGTTTTTaaagcacacagatacacacaggctGAGCAGACCACACTCACCATGTCCTTCAGTGTGTCCTGTCCACCTCTGTGGGGTAAGCAGTGTTCTGCATGGCCATGACAGAGACAGGTCCCCCGAGCCAGGAGAGTGTAAATGGCAAATGGGGCTGAGGCAGGGGCCTCTGAGCTGGGctgggggggagggagaaggggaagatTCAGGTCCGCAGGAGGTTTGAAGAGTCCGATGGAGGAAGAAGTGGTGGAAGGCGCAACAGATAATGGGCAGGTTTGAGCCTTGAGAAGTCTGAGGCGGAGGTTGGTGAGGGTCAGCTGGGAAATGCCCTCTGGACTGTAGGGGTCAACTAATCCACCTGGACCCAGAGTCCGAAATATCACCTGTGAGAAACATAAGGgtctactgtctatatactgttTGTCTACTGTGCTTCTAGAACTCTGCTTTTGTCTTACCCCACAAAGTGCATGAGACACTCTGTCCTCTTACCTCTCCCCTGCTGCACGGCTTGGCACTGGAGTACCGGGACGTACACCGTGAGCCATGCTGACTGGTGTCATCAGGAAAACCAAACGCCAGACTGCAGTTCTGTGCAAACAGCTTGAGTGTTTCCCACGTCCGGCCGAAGTCCTGCGAGCGCTCCATGGCCATGGCAGCGGGCCTGGGTGAGTGGAACAGCAGCACCACATGGGTCAGACAGAAACGGGTCTCCAGGTCCAGACGGACCTCCTCCACTTGGTCAGTGCCCACGCCCGAGGCCCACCAGGTGTTTGGGTGCTGGAAGGGATCATCCACCATGTGGGCAGGAGGGTGGAGATGATCTGGACAGGGGTGGAGGGGAGTGGGGCATGGGGAGTGGTGGGACCCATTCCCACAGCAGCCTGAGACGGTGGTGAGGGTCCTACCACTGGCCAGGTTGCCCATGGGAGGACTGCAGGCATGGTCTACACACCTGGAGGCTGAATATGGGGTGGATGAAGAGAGTTAATGCAGAAGAAATATAAAATAAGCTCTCTCATAACTGCATATTGGCTACTTTCCCATGGGAGGTTGTCAATGCACTCAGAGCGTCCGGCAGGAAGGGGAGCAATGTGCGCATGCACGTGAATCTCAGGTTGCATCTTCCAAGGTAACCCAATAATATCAGAGTAAATCGGGCGATAGGCTACTGAGAGTTATCAAGAACGAGTTTCGATATTTTCCAGTCATAACTGTGAAGATAAGGCAGATAACGGAACCGCAGCTGGTGGCACTGTGTGCCCAATTCATCCCACAATGGAATTTGTTATGATAAATTCCTATAATCCACTGCGTCGTTATAATAGCGCCAAAAAGGCGAAGCCAACAGAAGCAGTACTATTATGGCCAAAAATCTAACCTAAATTTAACCATCATATCAAATTACTTGATGGCCACTCACCTGTCCCGCTGTGCATGAACGCTACAATTAAAGCGCAGTTAATCGCCAGCATCTCAAATCGAAGGCGACCTTCAAATCGTTTCATAGGTTTTTGACAATCCAACTGGATGGATTATTAGCAATCAAATGACAAGAAAACTCCCCACAGTCAAATAGCTTTATTATTCTTGGCAGCAGTGCAGATGCGCCTTAGCATCACATGCGTTTGTTTATTCCAAAAATGACCGCATTCCAATGAGAACCGCACAATTTCGCATAGCCTACATCCCAATCTATCGCTTGAAGTCCAATAGAGCCGCAGTTTGATTCAGCTATACGCTTTGTCTGACATCTTTAATAATGACGACAGGGAAATGATTGTTTTCGCATTCAGAGCATCAGCATTAACAATTAAAATTAGTCAATGAAGTGTGTCCCGTACGCGGCTGGTCCATGTCTCAACGATAGAGTCAGACGATGCCCTGTCCCGATTACTGAGCTATTACCAAATAGCTGACGAAAATAGCCCCAGGGCACTCAATTTTTAGGGCCGGCCTTGATAGCACATTGTCACACGGTGAATACTAGCCTATAAGGTTTCCCAAACTTGCTCCTgccccccctgggtgcacgttttgttttattgccctagcactacacagttgattcaaatcatcaaagcttgaTAATGAGTTGGTTATTGGAATCAGCTCTAGCTGACTAAACTCAACTCCATGAGTTATGATGAAGTTGCTTGGAGACTAGTGAGGGCGGATTGGAGCTCCGACATCGCATTAAAATAGTTTTTTGTAATTAAAAACTACAGATTTCAACACCCAAAGAATAGCCCTCATTAATGCTGGCAACTAATAGCTGACATTTACACAGATCGATTTCATGTGTAAAAGAGGGATATTCTTTTGGTGCTGAAATCCGTCgtttttataaaaatatatattttgatgtaATGTCGGAGCTCCAGTCCATCCACAATAGTCACTGCTCAACTCCATCGTAAATCGTGGAGGTGAGTTTTAGTTGGCTAGAACTTCTCTGGACTTATCGCATGGTTGAATACACAGACTACTCATTCCACTTCACCACATGCCTGTCTGATTTTGTCGATTGGCCTCAGAATCCTTTCAGTAGGCCTAATACAAGATGCTCGATATTAAACACTTGGCCTCCAAAGTGTTGATATACCACAGTGCTTCTACAAAATTCCCTGTGTCAACCACATGTAGGTCTATGTCAGGAAATTAACAGTCCATGTTGAACTTGTTGATGCATTCCTAACCCCTGGCAATATGGCACACAGACCCAGTAGATGGAATAAACACCATGTCTCTTTAGTATTATGGCTCAGTGTAAATGTAGGAGTCTTAGAATTGTTGAATAGTCCCACAAAATGAGATTTTATTTGCATAAATTACTTTAATGAGATGCAAATTTACAGACCATACTGATGGCATTTCCAGGCAGTGAACACAAATTGGaaccaattttatttatttttatttcatctttatttaaccagataggctagttgagaacaatttctcatttacaactgcgacctggccaagataaagcaaaacagtgtgacacaaacaacaacacagagttacacatggaataaacaaacacacagtcaataattcaatagagaaagtctatatacagtgtgtgcaaatgaggtaggataaggagggtgaggtaataaataggccatagtggtgaaattattacagtatggcaaacgaaacactggggtgatagatgtgcagaagatgagtgtgaaAGTAGCGggactggggtgcaaaggagcaaaataaataacaatatggtgatgaggtagttggaggGGCTATAtatacattgatgctgttgacacggatcactggttgctgcggaaaaggaggaaggtcaaaaggggggtgagtgtaacggatgtgaaacggctagcttagtcagcggtgcgcgctaaatagcatttcaatcggtgacgtcacttgctctgagaccttgaagtagtggttccccttgctctgcaagggccgcggcttttgtggagcgatgggtaacgatgctttgtgggtgactgttgttgatgtgtgcagagggtccctggtttgcgcccgggtatgggcgaggggacggtctaaagttatactgttacacacaggttcagtgatctgtgagctgctctgacagctggtgcttaaagctagtgagtgagatatgagtctccagcttcagtgatttttgcatttcgttccagtcattggcagcagagaactggaaggagaggcggccgaaggaggaattgactttgggggtgaccagtgaaatatacctgctggagtgcgtgctacgggtgggtgctgctatggtgaccagtgagctgagataaggcggggctttatctagcaacgacttatagatgacctggagccagtgcgtttgttagggatggaaatttcagggtttttggtcttcctaagccaggattcagacacggctaggacatccgggttggcagggTGTGCTTGGGCAGTGaaaaaaacaaact
Protein-coding sequences here:
- the chchd4a gene encoding mitochondrial intermembrane space import and assembly protein 40, which codes for MSYCKQEGKDRIIFVTKEDHEAPSNAELIADDPNDPYEDQGLILPSGEINWNCPCLGGMASGPCGTQFKEAFSCFHYSNEEVKGSECIDNFRAMQECMEKYPELYPQEDENEGADAAAPPLVDSTAPVPTEDSSPASVPSSNSTPSPPTPESAPSSDNTPPTDSQAAS
- the LOC112262437 gene encoding netrin-4-like — encoded protein: SASRCVDHACSPPMGNLASGRTLTTVSGCCGNGSHHSPCPTPLHPCPDHLHPPAHMVDDPFQHPNTWWASGVGTDQVEEVRLDLETRFCLTHVVLLFHSPRPAAMAMERSQDFGRTWETLKLFAQNCSLAFGFPDDTSQHGSRCTSRYSSAKPCSRGEVIFRTLGPGGLVDPYSPEGISQLTLTNLRLRLLKAQTCPLSVAPSTTSSSIGLFKPPADLNLPLLPPPQPSSEAPASAPFAIYTLLARGTCLCHGHAEHCLPHRGGQDTLKDMVAGRCVCTHHTAGEHCERCGPLYNDQSWKPANGSSGEPHPCHKCECHDHAESCHFSKRVWLSLEGTSGGVCDDCQHNTAGRRCQRCRHGYHRQPAMPLNSPHICTRCWCDPLGSLPAISGEEGRWCHPRSGQCHCRPGVGGTGCNHCLPGYWGFGGEGCKPCACPQNCDPHTGLCLDSYANNQVLNIPMGGKITAMDHALTTEGEPVWSKQLAVSALHYTGKCSCKERKLRSVSDLCKTKYAYVIKASVLSAHDKGSHAEVQVKVCKVLRSGQVPLSQGTHSIYPLSWTSRGCTCPILNPGVEYLLAGPEEVETERLLVTMQSVVVPWTPQLGTHISEGLRQGCPEHPLQTHNRAI